The genome window AACGAACTTTTCCTCGATACCCCCAGCATACAGCGTGTCTGGATGTCTCATCGGGACTCCGTGGTAGAGCTTCCTTCTGATCTTGTAGTCCTTGCATCTACCGATTACTCGGAGGTAGCAGCTTATAAACATCGAACGCTACCCGCTTACGGTGTCCAGTTTCACCCTGAGGTAAAGCACACGGAACATGGAAAAACTATCCTCTCAAACTTTCTTAGAAGAGTTGTTGGTCTTACACCGAACTGGTTTATCGAAGACGAAGCCATGCATATCATTGAAGAGATGAGAAAAAACATTAAGGGGAAAGTGCTCCTAGCCGTAAGTGGGGGTGTTGACTCCTTAACAACAGCCCTCATGCTTCAAAAAGCCATTGGAGGCGAGAATCTATACCTAATCCACGTTAACACCGGCTTACTCCGAGAGAATGAAAGCGAACGTGTCCTCGAAATCCTCAAGAAACTCGGCTTCACAAACGTTCACTATGTTGACGCCAGCAAGCTATTCCTAGAGAGACTCAGAGGAGTTACTGATCCGGAGGAGAAGCGGAGGATAATCGCCAAGACATTTGCAGAGGTCTTCAAGGATAAAGCCCTACAGCTCAGCCATACTGTGGGCGGTTTCAAATACCTAGCACAGGGAACCATTTATCCAGATCGTGTGGAGAGTGGGGCTACCGGCAAAGCTACAGCCAAGATAAAGAGTCACCATAACGTTGTGATGGAGGCTATCCCTGGGCTGGAGCTCGTGGAACCATTGGCGGAATTCTATAAGGATGAGGTTAGGCGTATAGCTGAAATCCTCGGATTGCCAGAAGAACTTGTGAAGCAGCACCCGTTCCCGGGGCCTGGTTTAGCCGTGAGGGTTTTAGGAGAGGTTACAGAGGAAAAGCTCAAAATCCTACGAAAGGCTACTATGATAGTTGAGGAAGAGTTTAGAAAAGCAGGTCTCTATGAGAAAGTGTGGCAGGCTTTCCCCGTACTACTCCCTGTGAAATCCGTAGGCGTGAAAGGCGACGTTAGAAGCTACGAGTATGTGCTCGCCCTCCGCGTGGTCGAAAGCGAGGACGCGATGACGGCTAGCTTTGTAAAGCTTCCCTGGGATTTTCTTGAAAAGCTGGCCGAGCGCCTTGTAAATGAGGTTGATGGGGTTAATAGGGTTTTATATGACATCACTCATAAACCGCCTGCGACTATTGAGTTCGAGTAGACCTTATAATGGTGTGTCAGCCTTGTCACCAATCCTCACAGATCGGGATTGGAGTCACTCATCATCCATTTATTTGATAAGCGGGACCCTATAATTGTTATCATGAAGCCACGAGATTCTTGGTAACGGTAGAAGAGGGTAAGAGGGCCTCAGGTCCCTTCTCGTCAAGTACGCGCACGAGCTCACGCACCCTTGCCTTGACATACATTAGAAAAGCCTTGAAGAGTATTCTTACAGGAAGATACTTTGGCGAGCGCAGGTACATGTTGAAGGCTATGTCTTCTCCCCAACGTAGAGAGTGGTTTAGGGCACGCCACATGACCTCTAGGTGGGCCTCAGTGATCCTATCCCTTATGAACCCCTCCCTATCTTTCAGGTATCCTAGCGGGACAAAAAACATGGGCACTATAAGGCTCCGGTAGTCCTTTATGTTATCGATTAGCTCGCTAGTCTCTATAAGAT of Thermofilum uzonense contains these proteins:
- the guaA gene encoding glutamine-hydrolyzing GMP synthase, with protein sequence MESRKSVVVLDFGGQYAHLIARRIRELNFYSKLLPYDISLEDLQRSNPAAVVFSGGPASVLEKDAPRPREEVVSFLLRNKIPILGVCYGHQLIASFFGGRIARKEKGEYGSSVLRVVEKNELFLDTPSIQRVWMSHRDSVVELPSDLVVLASTDYSEVAAYKHRTLPAYGVQFHPEVKHTEHGKTILSNFLRRVVGLTPNWFIEDEAMHIIEEMRKNIKGKVLLAVSGGVDSLTTALMLQKAIGGENLYLIHVNTGLLRENESERVLEILKKLGFTNVHYVDASKLFLERLRGVTDPEEKRRIIAKTFAEVFKDKALQLSHTVGGFKYLAQGTIYPDRVESGATGKATAKIKSHHNVVMEAIPGLELVEPLAEFYKDEVRRIAEILGLPEELVKQHPFPGPGLAVRVLGEVTEEKLKILRKATMIVEEEFRKAGLYEKVWQAFPVLLPVKSVGVKGDVRSYEYVLALRVVESEDAMTASFVKLPWDFLEKLAERLVNEVDGVNRVLYDITHKPPATIEFE